The following proteins come from a genomic window of Borreliella valaisiana VS116:
- a CDS encoding tyrosine-type recombinase/integrase, translating into MDSNNFFNLNNASSDFFLKLLQDYQKILNENKILKNSLKNSTKNKKENIKPSPKFYLTPKTSKLIVKCINHLKETDPISGWFVYLLLISGCRGTEMQKVKMEDIAQLSSKSGEIFYTIKVNVAKKRNITCIREIVINSKEYDAIQTAHKNHFEDKNLDTRRTYLFQKTKHKFKDNQIDIIHISKKFKNLLKKSGFKANKSLHLCRNLFISNLKSSGYNSFQIKELMKYSSTHEIDNIYGLSSANKIQAYKCTKNSLKL; encoded by the coding sequence ATGGACTCTAATAATTTTTTTAATTTAAACAACGCTAGTTCAGATTTTTTCCTCAAACTATTACAAGATTATCAAAAAATACTAAATGAAAACAAAATTTTAAAAAATTCACTAAAAAATTCAACTAAAAATAAAAAAGAAAATATAAAACCTAGTCCTAAGTTTTATCTAACTCCAAAAACTAGCAAACTAATTGTAAAATGTATTAATCATCTAAAAGAAACTGATCCAATATCAGGTTGGTTCGTATATTTACTTTTGATAAGTGGATGCAGGGGCACTGAAATGCAAAAAGTAAAAATGGAAGATATTGCCCAATTATCAAGTAAATCTGGAGAAATTTTTTACACTATAAAAGTAAACGTAGCAAAAAAAAGAAATATAACTTGTATTAGAGAAATTGTCATCAACTCTAAAGAATATGATGCTATTCAAACAGCTCACAAAAATCATTTCGAAGATAAAAATCTTGATACTAGGCGTACTTATCTTTTCCAAAAAACTAAACACAAGTTTAAAGACAATCAAATTGACATTATCCATATTTCTAAAAAATTCAAAAATCTTCTAAAAAAGTCGGGCTTTAAAGCAAATAAATCGCTCCATTTATGTAGAAACTTGTTTATTTCAAATTTAAAATCTAGTGGCTACAACTCTTTCCAAATTAAAGAACTTATGAAATATTCTTCAACCCATGAAATTGATAATATATATGGACTCTC